A single genomic interval of Bos javanicus breed banteng chromosome 8, ARS-OSU_banteng_1.0, whole genome shotgun sequence harbors:
- the LOC133253165 gene encoding immunoglobulin-binding protein 1-like isoform X1, translated as MQKGKKMAAAEDELLLPRLPELFETSKQLLDEVEIAAEPTSSQIIQDKVFKGLDLLKKAAEMLSQLDLFSQNEDLEEIASTDLKYLMVPAFQGAFTMKQVSPSKRLDHLQWAREHFLNFLTQCQYYHVAKFELPKTKTNLAGNNTANSSMAYPSIIAMASQRQAKKERYKQKKEVEHRLSALKSAVESGQADDEHVREYYLLHLRRWIGISLEEIESIDQEIKILREKDSTHEASTSQSSHQNRPPMKPFVLTQNMAQAKVFGAGYPSLASMTVNDWYEQHRKLGALPDQGIATTMSEFKRAAQQQEDQEHEEEEDDEQAVCRAREWDDWKDTHPRGYGNRQNMG; from the exons atgcaaaaaggaaaaaag ATGGCAGCAGCTGAAGACGAGTTACTGCTCCCGCGGCTCCCCGAGCTGTTCGAAACCAGCAAGCAGCTTTTGGATGAAGTGGAAATCGCAGCTGAACCCACCAGCTCCCAAATAATCCAAGATAAGGTGTTCAAGGGACTGGATCTCCTGAAGAAGGCTGCTGAAATGTTGTCACAGCTTGACTTGTTCAGCCAAAATGAAGATTTGGAGGAGATCGCGTCCACTGACCTAAAATACCTGATGGTGCCAGCATTTCAAGGAGCGTTCACCATGAAACAAGTCAGTCCCAGCAAGCGTCTAGATCATTTGCAGTGGGCTCGAGAACACTTCTTAAACTTCTTAACTCAGTGCCAGTACTATCACGTGGCAAAGTTTGAGCTGCCCAAAACCAAGACCAACTTAGCTGGAAATAACACTGCTAATTCCTCCATGGCCTATCCTAGCATCATTGCTATGGCATCTCAGAGACAGGCTAAAAAAGAGAGATATAAGCAGAAGAAGGAGGTGGAGCATAGGTTGTCTGCACTGAAATCTGCTGTGGAAAGTGGTCAAGCAGATGACGAGCATGTTCGTGAATATTACCTCCTTCACCTTCGAAGGTGGATTGGTATCAGCTTAGAAGAGATTGAGAGCATTGACCAGGAGATAAAGATCTTGAGAGAAAAAGACTCCACACACGAGGCATCAACTTCTCAGTCATCTCATCAGAACAGGCCTCCAATGAAACCGTTTGTTCTCACTCAGAACATGGCCCAAGCCAAAGTATTTGGAGCTGGTTATCCAAGTCTGGCATCTATGACAGTGAATGACTGGTATGAACAGCATCGGAAATTGGGAGCGTTACCAGATCAGGGAATAGCCACGACAATGTCAGAGTTCAAAAGGGCAGCTCAGCAACAAGAAGATCAGGAGcatgaggaggaagaggatgatGAGCAGGCAGTGTGCAGAGCTCGAGAGTGGGATGACTGGAAGGACACCCATCCTAGAGGCTATGGCAACCGGCAGAACATGGGTTAG
- the LOC133253165 gene encoding immunoglobulin-binding protein 1-like isoform X2, whose translation MAAAEDELLLPRLPELFETSKQLLDEVEIAAEPTSSQIIQDKVFKGLDLLKKAAEMLSQLDLFSQNEDLEEIASTDLKYLMVPAFQGAFTMKQVSPSKRLDHLQWAREHFLNFLTQCQYYHVAKFELPKTKTNLAGNNTANSSMAYPSIIAMASQRQAKKERYKQKKEVEHRLSALKSAVESGQADDEHVREYYLLHLRRWIGISLEEIESIDQEIKILREKDSTHEASTSQSSHQNRPPMKPFVLTQNMAQAKVFGAGYPSLASMTVNDWYEQHRKLGALPDQGIATTMSEFKRAAQQQEDQEHEEEEDDEQAVCRAREWDDWKDTHPRGYGNRQNMG comes from the coding sequence ATGGCAGCAGCTGAAGACGAGTTACTGCTCCCGCGGCTCCCCGAGCTGTTCGAAACCAGCAAGCAGCTTTTGGATGAAGTGGAAATCGCAGCTGAACCCACCAGCTCCCAAATAATCCAAGATAAGGTGTTCAAGGGACTGGATCTCCTGAAGAAGGCTGCTGAAATGTTGTCACAGCTTGACTTGTTCAGCCAAAATGAAGATTTGGAGGAGATCGCGTCCACTGACCTAAAATACCTGATGGTGCCAGCATTTCAAGGAGCGTTCACCATGAAACAAGTCAGTCCCAGCAAGCGTCTAGATCATTTGCAGTGGGCTCGAGAACACTTCTTAAACTTCTTAACTCAGTGCCAGTACTATCACGTGGCAAAGTTTGAGCTGCCCAAAACCAAGACCAACTTAGCTGGAAATAACACTGCTAATTCCTCCATGGCCTATCCTAGCATCATTGCTATGGCATCTCAGAGACAGGCTAAAAAAGAGAGATATAAGCAGAAGAAGGAGGTGGAGCATAGGTTGTCTGCACTGAAATCTGCTGTGGAAAGTGGTCAAGCAGATGACGAGCATGTTCGTGAATATTACCTCCTTCACCTTCGAAGGTGGATTGGTATCAGCTTAGAAGAGATTGAGAGCATTGACCAGGAGATAAAGATCTTGAGAGAAAAAGACTCCACACACGAGGCATCAACTTCTCAGTCATCTCATCAGAACAGGCCTCCAATGAAACCGTTTGTTCTCACTCAGAACATGGCCCAAGCCAAAGTATTTGGAGCTGGTTATCCAAGTCTGGCATCTATGACAGTGAATGACTGGTATGAACAGCATCGGAAATTGGGAGCGTTACCAGATCAGGGAATAGCCACGACAATGTCAGAGTTCAAAAGGGCAGCTCAGCAACAAGAAGATCAGGAGcatgaggaggaagaggatgatGAGCAGGCAGTGTGCAGAGCTCGAGAGTGGGATGACTGGAAGGACACCCATCCTAGAGGCTATGGCAACCGGCAGAACATGGGTTAG